A genome region from Nycticebus coucang isolate mNycCou1 chromosome 22, mNycCou1.pri, whole genome shotgun sequence includes the following:
- the LOC128575099 gene encoding uncharacterized protein LOC128575099 — MSVQRGPAPLPGVGARIPGRGLGDPGSSSPFPCSPPGAWPGPDSASARPCAPPHTRAHTHSHSLARSHTRTPLPPPPLFISSSCLGTQEKPSTAPAPRSLRPRPAPHSPRLRYGDSARAFPEWREEERS, encoded by the exons ATGTCCGTCCAGAGGGGGCCGGCCCCTCTCCCGGGAGTAGGGGCGCGAATCCCCGGGAGGGGGCTGGGGGACCCGGGCAGCTCTAGCCCCTTCCCATGCTCTCCGCCCGGCGCCTGGCCGGGGCCGGACAGCGCCTCCGCCCGCCCCTGCGCACCGCCTCACACCCGcgctcacacacactcacactcccTCGCGCGCTCTCACACAcgcactcccctccctcctcctcctctgtttaTCTCCTCCAGCTGTCTGGGGACCCAGGAGAAGCCCAGCACCGCGCCTGCGCCACGCAGTCTCCGCCCCCGCCCCGCGCCTCACAGCCCGCGGCTACGCTACGGAGACAGCGCCCGGGCGTTTCCAGAATGGCGAG aagaggaaagaagctaa